A stretch of the Kroppenstedtia eburnea genome encodes the following:
- a CDS encoding HAD family hydrolase, producing the protein MLRAVIFDFDGLILDTETAGYRTFAEMFAAYDAQLPLDLWARAIGSSDHHDEIYDHLEAAAGHKLDRETLERERREKKISLIAREKALPGVRSVLEQAGELGWKIGLASSSDRAWVEGHLEKLGLRHYFSCLCNREDVERTKPDPALYLQAAKCLGVDPSEAVALEDSPNGALAAKRAGMRCIIVPNRVTRSLSFGEVDLRLSSLEELNLREWAQTCPVREEQR; encoded by the coding sequence ATGCTCCGAGCGGTGATCTTTGACTTTGACGGTTTGATTCTGGATACGGAAACAGCCGGTTACCGGACCTTTGCAGAGATGTTTGCAGCGTATGATGCGCAACTGCCTTTGGATCTGTGGGCCCGGGCGATCGGCAGTTCGGACCATCATGATGAGATTTATGACCATCTGGAAGCCGCAGCAGGCCACAAATTGGACAGGGAAACCCTGGAGAGGGAACGCCGGGAGAAAAAAATCTCCCTCATCGCCCGAGAGAAAGCCCTGCCCGGGGTGCGATCCGTGCTGGAGCAGGCCGGAGAACTGGGGTGGAAGATCGGGCTGGCCTCCAGTTCCGATCGGGCATGGGTGGAGGGACACCTGGAGAAACTGGGCCTGCGGCATTATTTTTCGTGTCTTTGCAACCGGGAGGATGTGGAGCGGACCAAGCCCGACCCGGCCTTGTATCTGCAGGCGGCAAAATGCCTCGGGGTGGATCCGTCGGAGGCGGTGGCACTGGAGGATTCCCCCAACGGGGCATTGGCCGCCAAAAGGGCAGGCATGAGATGCATCATCGTCCCCAACCGGGTCACCCGCTCTCTTTCCTTTGGTGAGGTGGATCTGCGGCTCTCCTCCCTGGAAGAACTGAATCTGAGGGAATGGGCGCAAACCTG
- the erm gene encoding 23S ribosomal RNA methyltransferase Erm, with protein sequence MQKQNRRHQRVQKHREGANFPGQHLMHNKGLIKELVKISEVNRQDLVLEIGAGTGNLTMPLAEKSKKVLAVENDPVFAERLQRKIESVSNIEVIQQDFLQMNLPRVPFSVVANIPYSITTPILGKLFDRPTVPIRRAVLVMEKGAAKRFTADPITNPRILKWRMWFEMKMGRTIPPHHFSPPPRVDSAILTLWRRDQPMVALRHHSRFMALATFGLKSPQLPVSLALKGVFTPPQLKRLLRSLMMDRDAPICSLTEEQWGLVFHTMMQVVQPFRQPR encoded by the coding sequence ATGCAGAAACAAAATCGACGTCATCAGCGGGTGCAAAAGCATCGAGAGGGAGCCAATTTTCCGGGTCAACACCTGATGCACAACAAAGGCTTGATCAAAGAGTTGGTGAAAATATCCGAAGTAAACCGACAGGACCTCGTCCTGGAAATCGGTGCTGGAACCGGCAATCTGACCATGCCCTTGGCTGAAAAGTCGAAGAAGGTGCTGGCGGTGGAGAACGATCCTGTTTTTGCGGAACGGTTGCAACGAAAGATCGAATCGGTTTCCAATATTGAGGTCATTCAACAGGATTTTTTACAGATGAACCTCCCACGGGTGCCCTTCAGTGTCGTAGCCAACATCCCTTACTCCATCACCACCCCGATCCTGGGGAAGCTCTTCGATCGACCGACTGTTCCGATCCGACGGGCTGTTCTTGTCATGGAGAAGGGAGCGGCCAAACGCTTCACCGCCGATCCGATCACAAACCCACGCATCCTGAAATGGAGAATGTGGTTCGAGATGAAGATGGGACGGACGATTCCGCCGCACCACTTCTCGCCGCCACCCCGTGTCGATTCGGCCATTCTGACTCTGTGGCGAAGGGATCAACCGATGGTCGCCCTGCGCCATCATTCCCGGTTTATGGCCCTGGCCACATTTGGACTGAAGTCCCCACAATTGCCTGTCTCCCTGGCTCTGAAGGGGGTGTTCACCCCACCCCAATTGAAACGGTTGCTGAGGAGCTTGATGATGGACCGGGATGCCCCGATCTGTTCCCTGACGGAAGAGCAGTGGGGATTGGTGTTCCATACGATGATGCAGGTGGTTCAACCTTTTCGCCAGCCCAGATGA
- a CDS encoding DUF3891 family protein: protein MILREREDRFILIRQHDHGRVAGDFADHWREPVDRSTGIGIRFHDVGWEALDREVRWNPATGKPYSFEDYPLEEKLPSYTAGVDRVEAKDSFAGCICSMHFVSFFTDPKEPEAIRFVEWEKQRQQRLITAMGRGEREKLNESLRLLKLCDDLSLFLCLNEPGQKEHPWYRDGFRWGNELLQPVWEARDRLRIDPSPFRCSFEVTIPYRAVARDRQPLEQGTYRIRILNRE, encoded by the coding sequence ATGATCCTCCGGGAACGGGAAGACCGGTTCATTCTGATCCGCCAGCATGACCATGGGAGGGTCGCGGGGGATTTTGCCGATCATTGGAGGGAGCCGGTCGACAGGTCCACAGGGATCGGGATTCGGTTCCACGATGTGGGCTGGGAAGCGTTGGACCGGGAAGTGCGATGGAATCCGGCGACAGGGAAGCCCTATTCTTTTGAAGATTACCCCCTGGAGGAAAAACTCCCCTCCTACACAGCGGGGGTGGACCGGGTGGAGGCGAAGGATTCCTTTGCCGGCTGTATCTGCAGCATGCACTTTGTTTCCTTTTTCACCGATCCAAAGGAGCCGGAGGCGATTCGCTTTGTGGAGTGGGAGAAACAACGGCAACAGCGGCTGATCACCGCCATGGGGAGAGGAGAGCGGGAAAAGCTGAATGAGAGTCTGCGGCTGTTGAAGCTGTGCGATGACCTCTCCCTGTTCCTCTGTCTGAACGAGCCGGGTCAAAAGGAGCATCCCTGGTACCGGGACGGATTTCGCTGGGGAAATGAGCTTCTGCAACCGGTCTGGGAAGCGAGGGATCGTTTGCGGATCGATCCCAGTCCCTTCAGATGCTCCTTTGAAGTGACGATCCCGTATCGGGCGGTGGCCCGGGATCGTCAGCCCCTGGAGCAGGGAACCTACCGGATCCGCATCCTCAACCGGGAATGA